A single Kribbella aluminosa DNA region contains:
- a CDS encoding ArsR/SmtB family transcription factor, with protein sequence MARYQLEPGDYGLVRFVVSPLTELGNSLRALRAPTSYPLQAPWYAAVCGVRDQLPLDVLRGLIGPTFDTPDLFNPRAGVPLTITAQLAYLRDQDLRTLGADIEFAVGGVPRGLGVGGRSFGHRLADALAAYWRLAFQPHWSRMRAVLDADVAYRARSLAAEGVIATLNGCGPGVRADRTSITAHILGRGDDDLVLSTRGRPLFVVPSLFTLSSSTPLADSDPMVMYGASNQRSMWTDLGDHGGTALLSPHRLRYLRALGTGRTTTALAEQFGVSPSAANQSLRAMTTQGLVRARRDGRTVVYERTPLGDQLADLP encoded by the coding sequence GTGGCGCGCTATCAGCTCGAGCCGGGGGACTACGGACTGGTGCGGTTCGTGGTGTCCCCGCTCACTGAGCTCGGCAACTCGCTGCGGGCGTTGCGCGCGCCGACCTCTTACCCCTTGCAGGCTCCTTGGTACGCCGCCGTGTGCGGTGTCCGCGACCAGCTCCCGCTCGACGTACTGCGCGGGTTGATCGGGCCGACGTTCGACACGCCGGACCTGTTCAACCCGCGGGCCGGCGTACCGCTGACGATCACCGCACAGCTCGCGTACCTGCGCGACCAGGACCTGCGGACCCTCGGCGCGGACATCGAGTTCGCGGTCGGCGGCGTACCGCGGGGGCTCGGGGTGGGCGGGCGGTCGTTCGGTCACCGGCTGGCGGACGCGCTGGCCGCGTACTGGCGGTTGGCGTTCCAGCCGCACTGGTCGCGGATGCGGGCGGTTCTCGACGCGGACGTGGCCTACCGGGCGAGATCCCTCGCGGCCGAGGGCGTGATCGCCACGCTGAACGGCTGCGGGCCGGGCGTCCGCGCGGACCGGACGTCGATCACCGCGCACATCCTGGGACGCGGCGACGACGACCTCGTGCTGTCCACTCGCGGGCGGCCGTTGTTCGTCGTACCGTCGCTGTTCACGCTGAGCAGTTCGACGCCGCTGGCCGACTCCGACCCGATGGTGATGTACGGCGCGAGCAACCAGCGCTCGATGTGGACCGACCTTGGGGATCACGGCGGTACGGCGCTGCTGAGCCCGCACCGCCTGCGCTATCTGCGCGCCCTCGGCACCGGCCGGACCACGACCGCCCTGGCTGAGCAGTTCGGCGTCTCGCCGTCGGCCGCGAACCAGTCGCTCCGCGCGATGACCACCCAGGGCCTGGTCCGCGCCCGCCGCGACGGCCGCACCGTCGTCTACGAACGCACCCCACTGGGCGACCAACTCGCCGACCTACCCTGA
- a CDS encoding SDR family oxidoreductase, with product MGRVVVVTGASGGVGRATAVEFARRGDRVALLARGREGLEGAASDVADAGGVPLAIPLDVADHGQVQAAADQVEKELGPIDVWVNVAFTSVFAPFDEIDPSEFKRVTEVTYLGYVYGTRAAMARMKPRDHGTIVQVGSALAYRGIPLQSAYCGAKHAIQGFHDSLRCELLHDKSHVRVTMVQLPAVNTPQFSWVLSRLPKHPQPVPPIFQPEVAADAIVYAADHPRRREYWVGGPTALTIVANKFAAGLLDRYLARTGYQSQQTDLPNEQAANLWSPADSRGRDYGAHGVFDDRSTARSYQVWASRHRTLLTTLAAAAAGTAAYVTRSQR from the coding sequence GTGGGACGGGTAGTTGTGGTGACCGGAGCCAGTGGCGGTGTCGGGCGGGCGACCGCTGTCGAGTTCGCCCGGCGCGGGGACCGGGTCGCCTTGCTGGCCCGGGGCCGCGAAGGGCTGGAAGGTGCGGCGAGCGACGTCGCGGACGCGGGCGGCGTGCCGCTGGCGATCCCGCTCGACGTCGCGGACCACGGTCAGGTGCAGGCGGCGGCCGACCAGGTCGAGAAGGAGCTCGGGCCGATCGACGTCTGGGTGAACGTCGCCTTCACGTCGGTGTTCGCGCCGTTCGACGAGATCGACCCGAGCGAGTTCAAGCGGGTCACGGAGGTCACCTACCTCGGGTATGTGTACGGGACCCGGGCCGCGATGGCCCGGATGAAGCCCCGCGACCACGGCACGATCGTGCAGGTCGGGTCGGCGCTGGCCTACCGCGGGATCCCGCTGCAGTCGGCGTACTGCGGGGCGAAACACGCCATCCAGGGCTTCCACGACTCGCTGCGCTGCGAGCTGCTGCACGACAAGTCGCACGTCCGCGTGACGATGGTGCAACTGCCGGCCGTGAACACGCCCCAGTTCTCGTGGGTCCTGTCACGGCTGCCGAAGCATCCGCAACCCGTACCGCCGATCTTCCAGCCGGAGGTCGCCGCGGACGCGATCGTCTACGCGGCCGACCATCCGCGACGCCGCGAGTACTGGGTCGGCGGTCCGACGGCGCTGACCATCGTCGCGAACAAGTTCGCCGCCGGCCTCCTCGACCGCTACCTGGCGCGGACCGGGTACCAGTCGCAGCAGACCGACCTGCCCAACGAGCAGGCCGCGAACCTCTGGAGCCCAGCGGACAGCCGCGGCCGCGACTACGGCGCTCACGGCGTCTTCGACGACCGCTCCACCGCCCGCAGCTACCAGGTCTGGGCCTCGCGCCATCGCACGCTCCTCACCACCCTGGCCGCGGCAGCCGCAGGCACCGCCGCCTACGTGACGCGGAGCCAGCGATAG
- a CDS encoding MFS transporter codes for MSVAMLIGAAGVAFTGGLTRIILIMIGLDVFIAAFAIGVGGTGWLIQGEYFPTAVRGRAAALGAAADWIANFALILLVPTMLNGFGLAWLMVLFAVLSAIALLFVNSFIPETKELSVEEITEIFERQAAD; via the coding sequence ATGTCGGTCGCGATGCTGATCGGCGCGGCCGGGGTCGCGTTCACCGGCGGCCTGACCCGGATCATCCTGATCATGATCGGGCTGGACGTCTTCATCGCCGCGTTCGCGATCGGCGTCGGCGGGACCGGCTGGCTGATCCAGGGCGAGTACTTCCCGACCGCCGTCCGCGGCCGGGCCGCCGCACTCGGCGCCGCGGCGGACTGGATCGCGAACTTCGCACTGATCCTGCTGGTGCCGACGATGCTGAACGGCTTCGGGCTGGCCTGGCTGATGGTGCTGTTCGCCGTCCTGTCGGCGATCGCGCTGCTGTTCGTGAACTCGTTCATCCCGGAGACCAAGGAACTGTCGGTCGAGGAGATCACCGAGATCTTCGAACGCCAGGCCGCTGACTGA